A stretch of the Streptosporangium sp. NBC_01755 genome encodes the following:
- a CDS encoding acetoacetate--CoA ligase, which yields MVEEGALLWEPSPEVVRNAKVTRYAERLGRAGDYESLWQWSVDAPAEFWTSIWDYFGVVGERGDGPVMSGEMPGTEWFAGSTVNYAANALRGAASDPGRLAVVARDEAGGRRTFTRGELAEEVARVRAGLAALGVGRGDRVAAYVSNVPEALIAFLATASLGAIWSSCSPDFGASSVIDRFTQIEPKVLVAVDGYDYNGRSFDRAAVVQDIAAKLPTLVARVQISAQDQQDAQDAQDASENAPAPESAVRTVSWAKLRSVAGPLDFEPVPFGHPLWIVYSSGTTGLPKPIVHGHGGVVLEHLKAISFHQDLGEDDVFFWYTTTGWMMWNYLIGGLLVGSTVVLYDGAATYPQTDELWRLAAEEGVTYFGTGAPYVIASMKAGLKPSGLDRLRGLGSTGSPLPPEGFGWVHDTLPDVQLGSFSGGTDVCTGFVGAVPLLPVRAGVIPCRCLGAKVESLDPSGASVIGEVGELVVTLPMPSMPVMFWNDADGSRYRDSYFSEYPGVWRHGDWIKILPDGGSVIYGRSDSTLNRGGVRMGTSEFYRVVERFEEIADSLVIDTGQLGQEGRLLLYVTMAPGVPLDDDLVMRLRRELREMLSPRHVPNEIIEVPGIPRTLSGKKLEVPIRKILLGVPPEKAANLDAMANPEVLSHFVPEADTARR from the coding sequence ATGGTTGAGGAAGGTGCGCTGCTCTGGGAGCCCTCCCCGGAGGTTGTGAGGAACGCGAAGGTCACCCGCTATGCGGAGCGGCTGGGCCGGGCCGGTGACTACGAGTCCCTGTGGCAGTGGTCGGTTGACGCCCCCGCCGAGTTCTGGACGTCGATCTGGGACTACTTCGGGGTCGTGGGGGAGCGTGGTGACGGGCCCGTCATGTCGGGGGAGATGCCCGGCACCGAGTGGTTCGCCGGGTCGACGGTGAACTATGCGGCCAACGCGCTGCGCGGGGCCGCGTCCGACCCCGGGCGGCTCGCGGTGGTCGCCCGCGACGAGGCGGGTGGGCGGCGGACGTTCACCCGGGGCGAGCTGGCCGAGGAGGTGGCGCGGGTCCGTGCGGGCCTGGCCGCGCTGGGCGTCGGGCGGGGCGACCGGGTCGCGGCCTACGTGTCGAACGTCCCCGAGGCGCTGATCGCCTTCCTGGCGACGGCCTCCCTGGGAGCCATCTGGTCCTCCTGCTCGCCCGACTTCGGGGCCTCCAGTGTGATCGACCGTTTCACCCAGATCGAGCCGAAGGTGCTCGTCGCGGTCGACGGCTACGACTACAACGGCAGGAGCTTCGACCGCGCCGCGGTGGTCCAGGACATCGCCGCCAAGTTGCCGACCCTGGTGGCGCGGGTGCAGATCTCGGCTCAGGATCAGCAGGACGCGCAGGACGCGCAGGACGCGTCCGAGAACGCTCCGGCGCCGGAATCAGCGGTTCGTACGGTGAGCTGGGCAAAGCTGCGCTCCGTAGCGGGGCCGCTCGACTTCGAGCCGGTGCCGTTCGGGCACCCGCTCTGGATCGTCTACTCCTCGGGCACCACCGGGCTGCCCAAGCCGATCGTGCACGGCCACGGCGGTGTGGTGCTCGAACACCTCAAGGCGATCTCCTTCCACCAGGACCTGGGCGAGGACGACGTCTTCTTCTGGTACACCACCACCGGCTGGATGATGTGGAACTACCTCATCGGCGGCCTGCTGGTCGGCTCGACGGTGGTGCTCTACGACGGGGCGGCGACCTACCCGCAGACCGACGAGCTCTGGCGGCTGGCCGCCGAGGAGGGGGTCACCTACTTCGGTACGGGCGCTCCGTACGTGATCGCGTCCATGAAGGCCGGCCTCAAGCCGTCGGGTCTCGACCGGCTGCGGGGGCTCGGTTCCACCGGCTCGCCGCTGCCGCCCGAGGGGTTCGGCTGGGTGCACGACACGCTGCCGGACGTGCAGCTCGGCTCGTTCTCCGGCGGCACCGACGTGTGCACCGGCTTCGTCGGTGCCGTCCCGCTGCTCCCGGTCCGGGCGGGCGTGATCCCGTGCCGCTGCCTGGGGGCGAAGGTCGAGTCCCTCGACCCGTCGGGCGCCTCGGTGATCGGCGAGGTCGGTGAGCTGGTGGTGACCCTGCCGATGCCGTCGATGCCGGTGATGTTCTGGAACGACGCGGACGGGTCGCGCTACCGCGACAGCTACTTCTCCGAGTACCCCGGAGTCTGGCGGCACGGCGACTGGATCAAGATTCTTCCCGACGGTGGCTCCGTGATCTACGGCCGCTCCGACTCGACACTGAACCGGGGCGGGGTGCGGATGGGCACCAGCGAGTTCTACCGTGTGGTGGAACGTTTCGAGGAGATCGCCGACAGCCTGGTGATCGACACCGGTCAGCTCGGGCAGGAGGGCCGCCTGCTGCTGTACGTCACCATGGCCCCGGGGGTGCCCCTGGACGACGACCTGGTGATGCGCCTGCGCCGGGAGCTCAGGGAGATGCTCTCCCCGCGCCATGTGCCGAACGAGATCATCGAGGTCCCCGGCATCCCCCGTACCCTCAGCGGCAAGAAGCTTGAGGTTCCCATCCGCAAGATCCTCCTCGGCGTCCCCCCGGAGAAGGCCGCCAACCTCGACGCCATGGCCAACCCCGAGGTCCTCTCCCACTTCGTCCCGGAGGCCGACACCGCGCGACGCTGA
- a CDS encoding HAD family hydrolase, translating into MFKGVLIDWGGVLTVGLSEAVAEWIVDERLDAAHYRQVMRELVIHAYEGSENGENVIHALERGEISGLDFERDLAARLITTDGVPPAAEGLLDRMFSRFHRVEPMYEMLRVARAAGLRTCLLSNSWANEYPREGWDDVFDEVVISGEIGMRKPEQRIFEHALGRIGLTGEECVFVDDIEANIEAARQFSIVGVHHRDPEVTIAELEILLRVPLR; encoded by the coding sequence ATGTTCAAGGGCGTGCTGATCGACTGGGGTGGCGTGCTCACCGTCGGTCTTTCCGAGGCGGTCGCGGAGTGGATCGTCGACGAGAGGCTCGACGCGGCCCACTACCGGCAGGTGATGCGCGAGCTTGTCATCCACGCGTACGAGGGCTCGGAGAACGGCGAGAACGTGATCCACGCTCTGGAGCGAGGGGAGATCTCCGGGCTGGACTTCGAACGCGACCTGGCCGCCCGGCTGATCACGACGGACGGCGTGCCGCCGGCCGCCGAGGGGCTGCTGGACAGGATGTTCTCCCGCTTCCACCGGGTCGAGCCGATGTACGAGATGCTCCGCGTGGCCCGCGCCGCCGGGCTGCGCACCTGCCTGCTCTCCAACTCCTGGGCGAACGAGTATCCCCGCGAGGGCTGGGACGACGTCTTCGACGAGGTCGTCATCTCGGGAGAGATCGGTATGCGCAAACCCGAGCAGAGGATCTTCGAGCACGCGCTCGGCAGGATCGGCCTGACCGGTGAGGAGTGCGTGTTCGTCGATGACATCGAGGCCAACATCGAGGCCGCCCGGCAGTTCAGCATCGTCGGCGTGCACCACCGCGACCCCGAGGTGACCATCGCCGAGTTGGAGATCCTGTTGCGGGTCCCGTTGCGCTGA
- a CDS encoding DUF6912 family protein, with amino-acid sequence MRVYLPCTLPALARVATVGELGPAPLTGYAVTPALIEWYVSGDTEELEYVALTEAARDSLRMLAADRADGVEVVARRVVVAVDVPEGDVSASADLEERARVRLAAAVPLARIAAVHVDDLSAVKDVEAAVAALPAADRGDDDARFTVDGAEANELLWYATQEIPDLVG; translated from the coding sequence ATGCGCGTCTACCTGCCGTGTACGCTCCCGGCGCTGGCCCGCGTGGCCACCGTCGGAGAGCTCGGCCCGGCCCCGCTGACCGGCTACGCGGTGACACCCGCGTTGATCGAGTGGTACGTCTCGGGTGACACCGAGGAACTGGAGTACGTCGCACTGACCGAGGCGGCCAGGGATTCCCTGCGGATGCTGGCCGCCGACCGTGCCGACGGGGTGGAGGTCGTCGCGCGGCGGGTGGTCGTCGCCGTCGACGTACCGGAGGGCGACGTGAGCGCGAGCGCCGACCTGGAGGAGCGCGCCCGGGTACGGCTTGCCGCGGCGGTCCCGCTGGCGCGGATCGCCGCCGTTCACGTGGACGACCTGTCGGCGGTGAAGGACGTCGAGGCCGCCGTCGCGGCGCTGCCCGCGGCCGACCGGGGCGACGACGACGCCCGGTTCACCGTGGACGGCGCCGAGGCCAACGAGCTTCTCTGGTACGCCACCCAGGAGATCCCCGACCTGGTCGGCTGA
- a CDS encoding HAD family hydrolase — protein sequence MRHIVWDWNGTLFHDIDAVVGATNAVFEPYGLGSYDVNRFRAVYTRPIWAAYERMLGRALHEGEWEMLDLGFHDNYHRLMLECGLADDALLALESWGNAGGRQSLLSMWAHDRLLPKIAEFGIDHHFARIDGLRSASGGHKAESMVAHLAALGIDPADVLVIGDSLDDAHAAQHVGAHAVLYTGGMTSRSDLMACGVPVVDTLANALDHA from the coding sequence ATGAGACACATTGTTTGGGATTGGAACGGCACCCTGTTCCACGACATCGACGCCGTCGTCGGTGCGACGAACGCGGTGTTCGAGCCGTACGGTCTGGGCTCCTACGACGTCAACCGTTTCCGTGCCGTCTACACGCGCCCGATCTGGGCCGCCTACGAGCGCATGCTCGGCCGCGCCCTCCACGAGGGCGAGTGGGAGATGCTCGACCTGGGCTTCCACGACAACTACCACCGGCTGATGCTGGAGTGCGGGCTGGCCGACGACGCGCTCCTCGCTCTGGAAAGCTGGGGGAACGCGGGAGGCAGGCAGTCGCTGCTGTCCATGTGGGCGCATGACCGGCTGCTTCCCAAGATCGCGGAGTTCGGCATCGACCACCACTTCGCCCGGATCGACGGTCTGCGCAGTGCGTCCGGCGGGCACAAGGCCGAGTCGATGGTGGCACACCTGGCCGCGCTCGGCATCGACCCGGCCGACGTTCTCGTGATCGGCGACAGCCTGGACGACGCGCATGCCGCCCAGCACGTCGGCGCGCACGCGGTCCTCTACACCGGCGGCATGACCAGCCGATCCGACCTGATGGCCTGCGGCGTCCCGGTCGTCGACACCCTCGCGAACGCCCTCGACCACGCCTAG
- a CDS encoding FAD-binding oxidoreductase — MRTAPDRRAFLRTGGLAALALSAQSPPALALSAQSTPALGATGVTGRSATGAASGPRPADWRALADGLAGKVIRPGDASYDSARRLFNPTFDAVRPAGVAYCANPSDVAECVGFARRLNVPLAVRSGGHSYAGWSTGTGLVLDVSRMSKVSHSAGRARVGAGAKLIDVYDRLAASGVSIPAGTCATVGVSGLALGGGIGVVSRKYGLTCDVMESVQLVTAAGQLLTCDANQNADLYWASRGGGGGNLGVAVSFEFRTHPAREVTVFFLHWPWSKAVRALRAWEAWGPSAPDAMWSGMHLSRDGGMDVQVVGLYLGGRAGCERLLDRLADAAGSPSSSYVRQTSYRQAMLTMAGCGSLSVTQCHLGGSLPGQTRGGRLSRDTFTAKSHMAYRPLSEAGARALIAQVARPGQHTVLLDALGGAVARVRPDATAFPHRAARYSVQYYAHRAGAAGWARTAHAAMRPHFGDHAYVNYIDPELGGWRAAYYGANATRLAQIKAARDPGRLFRVPQGI; from the coding sequence ATGCGGACCGCTCCTGACAGGCGGGCATTTCTTCGTACCGGCGGCCTGGCCGCCCTGGCACTGAGTGCTCAGAGCCCCCCCGCCCTGGCACTGAGTGCTCAGAGCACCCCCGCCCTGGGCGCCACCGGCGTGACCGGCCGGAGTGCCACGGGCGCCGCGAGCGGGCCGCGGCCCGCCGACTGGCGGGCCCTGGCCGACGGGCTGGCCGGCAAGGTCATCCGGCCCGGCGACGCCTCCTACGACAGCGCCCGGCGGCTGTTCAACCCCACCTTCGACGCGGTGCGGCCCGCGGGCGTGGCCTACTGCGCCAACCCCTCCGACGTCGCCGAGTGCGTCGGCTTCGCGCGCCGGCTGAACGTGCCGCTGGCCGTACGGTCCGGCGGACACTCCTACGCGGGCTGGTCCACCGGGACCGGCCTGGTCCTGGACGTGTCCCGGATGAGCAAGGTGAGCCACTCCGCCGGGCGGGCGAGGGTCGGGGCGGGCGCCAAGCTGATCGACGTCTACGACAGACTCGCCGCGAGCGGGGTCAGCATCCCCGCCGGGACCTGCGCCACGGTCGGGGTGAGCGGGCTGGCCCTGGGCGGCGGGATCGGCGTGGTCTCCAGGAAGTACGGCCTGACCTGCGACGTGATGGAGTCCGTCCAGCTCGTCACGGCCGCAGGACAGCTGCTGACCTGCGACGCCAACCAGAACGCCGACCTGTACTGGGCCTCGCGGGGCGGCGGCGGAGGCAACCTCGGCGTGGCGGTCTCCTTCGAGTTCCGGACCCACCCGGCCCGCGAGGTCACCGTGTTCTTTCTGCACTGGCCGTGGTCGAAGGCGGTCCGGGCGCTGCGCGCCTGGGAGGCGTGGGGTCCCTCGGCCCCGGACGCCATGTGGTCGGGCATGCACCTCAGCCGCGACGGCGGGATGGACGTGCAGGTCGTCGGGCTCTACCTCGGCGGCAGGGCCGGCTGCGAGCGGCTGCTCGACCGGCTGGCCGACGCGGCCGGGTCTCCCTCGTCGAGTTACGTCAGACAGACCTCCTACCGCCAGGCCATGCTGACCATGGCGGGCTGCGGCTCGCTCTCGGTCACCCAGTGTCACCTGGGCGGGTCCCTGCCGGGGCAGACCAGGGGCGGGCGGCTGTCCAGAGACACCTTCACCGCCAAGTCGCACATGGCCTACCGCCCGCTCTCCGAGGCCGGGGCCAGGGCACTGATCGCCCAGGTCGCCCGCCCCGGGCAGCACACCGTGCTCCTGGACGCCCTCGGCGGCGCCGTCGCCCGGGTCCGCCCCGACGCCACGGCCTTCCCGCACCGGGCCGCCCGCTACAGCGTGCAGTACTACGCCCACCGTGCCGGAGCGGCCGGCTGGGCCAGGACCGCGCACGCGGCGATGCGACCCCACTTCGGCGACCACGCCTACGTCAACTACATAGACCCCGAACTCGGCGGCTGGCGCGCGGCCTACTACGGGGCGAACGCCACCAGGCTCGCCCAGATCAAGGCCGCTCGCGACCCGGGCCGCCTGTTCCGGGTCCCCCAGGGAATCTGA
- a CDS encoding acyl-CoA dehydrogenase family protein: protein MDFALSDKAQKYLANLTDFMATHIYPAEPVYRAWRQARGYDNHELPPVVEELKSEARARGLWNLFLPDESNMSVLDYASLAEVTGRSIDLAPEALNCAAPDTGNMEVLHMFGSPEQRNRWLKPLLSGEIRSAFAMTEPAVASSDATNIATSIRLDGSEYVINGRKWFITGVADPRCEILIVMGKTDPDGPPHRQQSMILVPMDTPGVEVVRHLPLFGYQEQHGHSEIVFTDVRVPASNLIAEEGDGFRIAQARLGPGRIHHCMRAIGMAERALELMCTRAANRVAFGQTLAQQGVVQQQIAESRLAIEQARLLTLKAAWMIDTVGVKAAASEISAIKVVAPRMACDVIDRAIQVHGGMGLADDVPLASMYAQARAMRIFDGPDEVHIRTVARRELKPYLS, encoded by the coding sequence ATGGACTTCGCGCTCAGCGACAAGGCTCAGAAATACCTCGCCAATCTGACCGATTTCATGGCAACTCACATATACCCGGCGGAGCCGGTCTACCGTGCATGGCGCCAGGCCAGGGGCTACGACAACCACGAATTACCACCGGTAGTGGAGGAGCTCAAGTCCGAGGCGCGCGCACGCGGTCTCTGGAACCTGTTCTTGCCCGACGAGTCGAACATGTCGGTGCTCGACTACGCCAGCCTGGCCGAGGTCACCGGCCGCTCCATCGACCTCGCGCCCGAGGCACTGAACTGCGCGGCCCCCGACACCGGGAACATGGAGGTCCTGCACATGTTCGGCTCGCCCGAGCAGCGGAACCGGTGGCTCAAGCCCCTGCTCTCCGGCGAGATCCGCTCGGCATTCGCGATGACCGAGCCCGCCGTGGCCTCAAGTGACGCGACCAACATCGCCACCTCCATCCGGCTCGACGGCTCCGAGTACGTGATCAACGGTCGCAAGTGGTTCATCACCGGAGTCGCCGACCCGCGCTGCGAGATCCTGATCGTGATGGGCAAGACCGATCCGGACGGCCCCCCGCACCGCCAGCAGTCGATGATCCTGGTCCCGATGGACACGCCGGGCGTGGAGGTCGTCCGCCACCTACCGCTCTTCGGCTACCAGGAGCAGCACGGCCACTCCGAGATCGTCTTCACGGACGTCCGGGTGCCCGCCTCGAACCTGATCGCGGAGGAGGGGGACGGCTTCCGCATCGCCCAGGCCCGTCTCGGCCCCGGCCGCATCCACCACTGCATGCGCGCCATCGGCATGGCCGAGCGTGCCCTGGAGCTGATGTGCACCCGTGCCGCCAACCGGGTGGCCTTCGGCCAGACGCTGGCCCAGCAGGGCGTGGTGCAGCAGCAGATCGCCGAATCACGGCTGGCCATCGAGCAGGCCAGACTGCTCACCCTGAAGGCCGCATGGATGATCGACACGGTCGGCGTGAAGGCGGCCGCCTCGGAGATCTCCGCGATCAAGGTCGTCGCTCCGAGAATGGCGTGTGATGTCATCGACCGCGCCATCCAGGTCCACGGTGGCATGGGGCTCGCCGACGACGTCCCGCTCGCCTCGATGTACGCCCAGGCTCGCGCGATGCGCATATTCGACGGCCCGGACGAGGTTCACATTCGCACCGTGGCCCGCCGCGAGCTCAAGCCGTACCTCTCCTAG
- a CDS encoding HAD family hydrolase, with amino-acid sequence MNRLVLWNIDLTLVDVSIVTREAYAEAFLAVTGRPLVKLTQPNGRPDSEIVFEMLAINGIVAEDDHLPRFLDTLATSFGARRRRLAKDGRMMPGARDALKAVARLDGVVQSVLTGTIKSNAGHKLTAFGLERYVDFEIGGYGEEVYPKATLLQVAQGRAKQKYGATFDGSNTVLIGDSARDVQAARIAGAAMIGVASGRSLAAELHEAGADLVLPDLSNPSEVVAAVAGLTSPARRAGHFPAGR; translated from the coding sequence ATCAACCGCCTCGTTCTCTGGAACATCGACCTCACCCTGGTCGACGTGTCCATCGTCACCCGCGAGGCATACGCCGAGGCCTTCCTCGCTGTCACCGGCAGGCCCCTGGTCAAGCTGACCCAGCCCAACGGGCGCCCGGACTCTGAGATCGTCTTCGAGATGCTCGCCATCAACGGGATCGTCGCCGAGGACGACCACCTCCCCAGATTCCTCGACACGCTGGCCACCTCCTTCGGAGCCCGGCGCAGGCGCCTGGCCAAGGACGGCCGGATGATGCCCGGGGCCCGCGACGCGCTGAAGGCCGTGGCGAGGCTCGACGGCGTGGTCCAGTCGGTGCTCACCGGCACGATCAAGAGCAACGCCGGGCACAAGCTGACCGCGTTCGGCCTTGAGCGGTACGTCGACTTCGAGATCGGCGGTTACGGCGAGGAGGTCTATCCCAAGGCCACCCTCCTGCAGGTCGCGCAGGGCCGGGCCAAGCAGAAGTACGGGGCGACCTTCGACGGGAGCAACACGGTGCTGATCGGCGACTCGGCCAGGGACGTCCAGGCCGCCAGGATCGCCGGGGCCGCGATGATCGGCGTCGCCTCCGGGCGCTCCCTGGCGGCCGAACTGCACGAGGCCGGGGCGGACCTGGTGCTGCCCGACCTCTCCAACCCCTCCGAGGTGGTGGCCGCCGTGGCCGGCCTCACCTCCCCGGCCCGCCGCGCCGGTCACTTCCCCGCCGGCCGCTGA